A portion of the Paenibacillus hamazuiensis genome contains these proteins:
- a CDS encoding methyl-accepting chemotaxis protein produces the protein MKTVPIRLNRIQNKIGLGFLVVVIFFVFAILSVTRQLSSFQKETRFITDHDMQVHSLAQSIEKDLVDMETGQRGFIITGENKYLDPYNNGKSNWQKHYEALFQLVADNPRQQDNLKAIQKNVEHWIQNAGEKVIALKKANDNKGIQQFFQDDPGKQDMDALREQLASFRSIEKQLTLNRVSALEKKNGQLRLQLYGSLLLVLIVSVISSYFTGALTARNVRKVGNAIAEIASSGGDLTKRITVKTKDETKDLADQTNLLLSSLQSMIADIQMKTLELERSSSMLKVGADESYKAADQISESVQRVAQGAEQQVSQTEEMSAILQETVSGLEQVAVTTTDVSGLARRAQSVATENAGEMQANAEKIGRIEETFSEIQASAAELASLSEKIRDVVGYIQDVSNQTNLLSLNAAIEAARAGEQGRGFAVVAGEIRKLADQAAHSTLEIHETIEVMLNGINGLVQKVNENSHGVKDGVQAMLKASDSFRAIMNEVNNLSVQVMEVAASVGQMSAGSKAIEGSIREITKITEETASFTEEVAAMTEEQAATSQEMLQTARQLGEMSDSLKALVGKFKV, from the coding sequence ATGAAAACTGTACCTATCCGTCTAAATCGCATCCAAAATAAAATCGGCCTTGGTTTTCTGGTCGTCGTCATTTTTTTTGTCTTCGCCATTCTTAGCGTAACCCGGCAATTATCCTCTTTCCAGAAGGAAACAAGGTTCATTACGGATCATGATATGCAAGTACATAGTCTGGCCCAGTCCATTGAGAAGGATCTGGTAGATATGGAAACCGGTCAAAGAGGTTTTATTATAACCGGGGAAAACAAATATTTGGACCCGTACAATAACGGCAAATCCAATTGGCAAAAGCACTATGAGGCCCTTTTCCAGCTTGTGGCCGACAATCCAAGACAGCAGGACAACTTGAAAGCCATTCAAAAAAACGTGGAACATTGGATTCAAAACGCCGGCGAGAAAGTAATTGCCTTGAAAAAAGCTAATGACAACAAGGGAATCCAGCAGTTTTTCCAGGACGATCCGGGAAAGCAGGATATGGATGCCCTGCGCGAGCAGCTTGCGTCGTTCCGTTCCATCGAAAAACAGCTCACGTTGAATCGGGTGTCGGCGCTCGAAAAGAAAAACGGTCAACTCCGATTGCAGCTATACGGTTCTCTGTTGCTGGTACTTATCGTTTCGGTCATTTCGTCTTACTTCACCGGCGCATTGACGGCCAGAAACGTACGCAAAGTCGGGAATGCCATCGCAGAAATTGCCTCCTCCGGCGGCGATTTGACGAAACGAATTACAGTGAAAACCAAGGACGAAACGAAGGATTTGGCCGATCAAACGAATTTGCTGTTATCCAGTCTTCAAAGCATGATCGCCGATATTCAAATGAAGACCCTGGAATTGGAACGTTCCTCATCCATGTTGAAGGTTGGCGCTGACGAGAGCTACAAAGCGGCCGATCAAATCTCCGAATCTGTTCAGCGCGTAGCGCAGGGAGCTGAGCAGCAAGTATCCCAGACGGAAGAGATGTCGGCGATTTTGCAGGAGACGGTATCGGGACTGGAGCAGGTTGCCGTCACGACAACCGACGTTTCCGGACTTGCCAGGCGGGCGCAGTCCGTCGCGACGGAGAATGCCGGCGAAATGCAGGCAAATGCGGAAAAAATCGGCCGGATCGAAGAAACGTTTTCCGAAATTCAGGCTTCCGCCGCGGAACTGGCATCGCTGTCTGAAAAGATTCGGGATGTGGTCGGATATATTCAAGACGTCTCCAATCAAACCAATCTGTTGTCGCTGAACGCCGCCATCGAAGCGGCGCGCGCCGGGGAACAAGGGCGCGGGTTTGCCGTCGTCGCCGGTGAAATCCGCAAGTTGGCGGACCAGGCCGCACATTCGACCCTTGAGATTCATGAAACCATTGAAGTGATGTTGAACGGCATTAACGGACTCGTCCAGAAAGTAAACGAGAACAGCCATGGCGTCAAGGATGGCGTTCAGGCCATGCTGAAGGCCAGCGATTCGTTCCGGGCCATTATGAACGAAGTGAACAACTTAAGCGTTCAAGTCATGGAGGTTGCCGCTTCTGTGGGACAGATGTCCGCCGGCAGCAAAGCGATTGAAGGTTCCATTCGGGAAATTACGAAGATTACGGAAGAAACCGCTTCGTTCACGGAAGAGGTTGCGGCCATGACCGAGGAGCAGGCGGCCACGAGCCA
- a CDS encoding GGDEF domain-containing protein, protein MNKIGRVTAVVFVISLVAILLIYIKLVYDVVDKAVAMSLAVFLPLAYLYGKRFDALLRLSQRDDLTGVYNRGFIQRLFPKLVRRSQRLRKKLLVFYVDVDNFKVINDTYSHETGDRVLCQLSSLLTKTASKYDYVARWGGDEFVVIVPHTDEEGARVLQRRLGSALSISLNELKTHVHLSVGYAVCPDESADLGELLRRADKRMYKQKFSQHND, encoded by the coding sequence ATGAACAAGATTGGTCGCGTTACAGCTGTCGTTTTCGTTATCTCTCTTGTCGCAATTCTGCTAATTTATATTAAACTTGTTTATGATGTAGTGGATAAGGCCGTGGCCATGTCGCTCGCGGTCTTTTTGCCATTGGCCTACTTGTACGGCAAGCGGTTCGATGCGCTGCTGCGGCTCTCGCAAAGAGACGACTTGACCGGGGTGTATAATCGCGGGTTCATTCAGCGCCTCTTCCCCAAACTGGTTCGCCGATCTCAAAGGCTGCGAAAAAAACTGCTCGTCTTTTATGTTGATGTAGACAACTTCAAGGTTATCAACGACACCTACTCTCACGAAACCGGAGATCGTGTGCTATGTCAACTTTCAAGCCTGCTTACAAAAACAGCGAGCAAATACGACTATGTTGCACGATGGGGAGGCGATGAATTTGTAGTCATTGTGCCGCACACCGACGAAGAAGGAGCCCGGGTGCTCCAGAGACGCCTTGGCAGTGCGCTGTCCATATCGCTGAATGAATTAAAAACGCACGTGCACCTTTCTGTCGGCTATGCGGTTTGTCCCGACGAAAGCGCCGATCTTGGCGAGCTCTTGAGAAGGGCGGACAAGAGAATGTACAAGCAAAAATTCAGCCAACACAATGACTGA
- a CDS encoding response regulator, with protein MAKIMIVDDTAFMRMMLREIITDSGFEVIAEAENGKEAVQFFRQYRPQLVTMDITMPEMDGIAALKEIKRMDPGAKIIICSAMGQKDRVVDAITSGAADFIVKPFQREKVLETLAKALK; from the coding sequence ATGGCCAAAATTATGATTGTGGACGATACGGCGTTCATGAGAATGATGCTGAGAGAGATCATAACCGACAGCGGCTTTGAAGTGATAGCGGAAGCGGAGAACGGAAAGGAAGCCGTGCAATTTTTCAGGCAGTACAGACCCCAACTTGTCACGATGGATATTACGATGCCCGAAATGGATGGCATTGCCGCCTTGAAGGAAATCAAACGAATGGATCCTGGGGCGAAAATCATCATTTGTTCCGCAATGGGACAAAAAGATCGAGTTGTCGATGCGATTACGTCGGGGGCCGCAGATTTTATCGTCAAGCCGTTTCAGAGGGAAAAAGTTCTGGAGACGCTGGCCAAAGCGTTGAAATAG
- a CDS encoding VirB4-like conjugal transfer ATPase, CD1110 family: protein MIKTLRRIIKQDKERFVIPKGVQQVIPIRALWPDGIFFVGNKFSKSYRFEDINYAVASREDKEAMFLSYSELLNSFDSGATTKITIHNRRLNRADFESSILIPLRQDHLDVYRQEYNEMLLAKAIGANGTIQEKYVTISVVKKNVEEARQYFARVGTELMSHFSRLGSKCIELDATDRLRIFHDFFRSGEEADFRFHLSETMRKGHDFKDYICPDTFEFEKDHFRMGHFFGRVIFLREYASYIKDSMVSELCDLNRNLLLSLDIIPIPTDEAVCEVESRLLGVETNITNWQRRQNRNNNFSAVVPYDMEQQRKESKEFLNDLTTRDQRMMFGLLTMVHIADSKEQLDSDTEALLTTARKHLCQFSTLTYQQMDGLNTVLPYGLRKVHALRTLTTESTAVFIPFRAQEIVHPGGIYYGQNVISKNMIIANRKQLLNGNSFILGVSGSGKSFTAKREIVNQMLASDDDIILIDPEREYSALVNAMDGETIHISATSPNHINAMDMNRQYGDGANPIILKSEFVLSLCEQLIGGYQLGAKEKSLIDRCTASVYRKYLQSNYKGQPPTLQDFRAELLKQSEPEAQDIALAIELFTSGSLNTFAKPTNVNVHNRLICYDILDLGKQLLPIGMLVVLDSILNRITQNRVKGKNTFIIIDEIYLLFQHEYSANFLFTLWKRVRKYGAFCTGITQNVDDLLQSHTARTMLANSEFIVMLNQAATDRAELAGLLNISDLQLSYITNVDAGNGLMKVGSSLVPFTDRFPRHTKLYRLMTTKPGE from the coding sequence ATGATTAAAACGCTCAGACGCATCATCAAGCAGGACAAGGAACGATTTGTCATTCCGAAAGGCGTTCAGCAAGTCATCCCGATTCGCGCCCTCTGGCCGGACGGGATTTTTTTTGTCGGCAACAAGTTCTCCAAATCGTATCGGTTCGAGGATATCAACTACGCCGTAGCGTCCAGGGAAGACAAGGAAGCGATGTTTTTGTCTTATTCCGAGCTGCTCAATTCCTTTGACAGCGGAGCGACCACGAAAATTACAATCCATAACCGGCGTTTGAATCGGGCCGATTTTGAAAGCTCGATTCTGATTCCGCTACGGCAGGACCATCTCGATGTGTACCGGCAAGAGTACAACGAGATGTTGCTCGCAAAGGCCATCGGCGCGAACGGAACGATTCAGGAAAAGTACGTTACCATTTCTGTCGTCAAGAAAAATGTAGAGGAAGCCCGTCAATACTTCGCGAGGGTCGGAACCGAACTGATGTCGCATTTTTCCCGTCTCGGTTCCAAATGTATCGAACTGGATGCAACCGACCGTCTGCGCATTTTCCATGATTTCTTTCGGAGCGGCGAGGAAGCGGATTTTCGTTTCCATCTGTCCGAAACAATGCGTAAGGGGCATGATTTCAAGGACTACATTTGCCCGGATACGTTCGAGTTTGAAAAAGATCATTTTCGGATGGGCCACTTTTTTGGCCGCGTCATCTTTCTGCGGGAATACGCCAGCTATATTAAGGACAGCATGGTGTCCGAGCTTTGCGACCTGAACCGGAATTTGCTGCTGTCGCTGGATATCATCCCGATTCCTACCGACGAGGCCGTTTGCGAAGTGGAGAGCCGTTTGCTCGGCGTGGAGACGAACATCACGAACTGGCAGCGGCGACAAAACCGGAACAACAATTTTTCCGCCGTGGTCCCTTACGATATGGAGCAGCAACGCAAAGAGAGCAAAGAATTTCTGAACGACCTGACCACCCGCGACCAGCGGATGATGTTCGGCCTGCTGACGATGGTCCACATCGCGGACAGCAAGGAACAACTCGACAGCGATACGGAGGCGCTGCTCACAACCGCCCGCAAGCATTTGTGCCAGTTTTCCACGCTGACCTACCAGCAAATGGACGGTCTGAATACGGTGCTCCCCTACGGCTTGCGGAAGGTTCACGCTCTGCGGACGTTAACGACGGAAAGCACGGCTGTCTTTATTCCGTTTCGGGCGCAGGAAATCGTGCATCCGGGCGGCATTTACTACGGACAAAATGTAATTAGCAAAAACATGATCATCGCCAACCGCAAACAATTGCTGAACGGAAACAGCTTTATCCTCGGCGTATCCGGTTCCGGCAAAAGCTTTACCGCAAAACGGGAAATCGTCAACCAGATGCTGGCCAGCGACGACGATATTATCCTGATCGACCCGGAACGGGAATACTCCGCGCTGGTAAACGCAATGGACGGCGAGACGATTCATATATCCGCCACCTCGCCCAACCATATCAATGCGATGGATATGAACCGGCAATATGGCGACGGAGCCAATCCGATCATTCTCAAATCGGAATTCGTCCTCTCGCTTTGCGAGCAATTGATTGGCGGTTACCAGCTGGGAGCCAAGGAAAAGTCGCTCATTGATCGCTGCACCGCCAGCGTGTACAGGAAGTATTTGCAGAGCAACTATAAGGGGCAGCCGCCGACGCTTCAGGACTTTCGCGCGGAACTGCTCAAGCAATCGGAGCCGGAAGCGCAGGACATCGCGCTTGCGATCGAGCTGTTTACTTCCGGCAGTTTGAATACGTTCGCCAAGCCGACCAATGTCAATGTCCATAACCGGCTCATCTGCTACGACATTCTCGACTTGGGCAAACAGCTTCTCCCGATCGGCATGCTGGTTGTTTTGGACAGCATTCTGAATCGGATTACACAAAATCGGGTTAAAGGCAAAAATACGTTTATCATTATCGATGAAATCTATCTTTTGTTTCAGCACGAATACAGCGCCAACTTTCTGTTCACGCTTTGGAAGCGTGTCCGAAAGTATGGCGCTTTTTGTACGGGCATTACGCAAAACGTGGACGATTTGCTGCAAAGTCATACGGCCCGGACTATGCTCGCGAACAGCGAGTTTATCGTCATGCTGAATCAGGCAGCTACCGACCGAGCAGAGCTTGCTGGGCTGCTTAATATTTCGGACCTTCAACTCTCTTATATTACCAATGTTGACGCCGGGAATGGCTTGATGAAGGTAGGCAGTTCCCTTGTTCCGTTTACCGACAGGTTCCCGCGGCATACGAAGCTGTATCGGCTGATGACGACGAAGCCTGGTGAATAG
- a CDS encoding PrgI family protein: MEVKINREIRDYTESLFFGLSLRQFFFSVLAVGVAIGLYFGLRGRFGLETLSWMCILGAAPCAALGFISYHGMTAEQLLWAYVKSEFLLPRRFVFYSTNIYVEALKKSMHSHEQERMKRHD; the protein is encoded by the coding sequence ATGGAAGTGAAAATCAACCGGGAAATCCGGGATTATACGGAAAGCTTATTCTTTGGACTGTCCTTGCGGCAGTTCTTTTTTTCTGTGCTTGCTGTTGGCGTGGCGATCGGACTATATTTTGGACTGCGCGGCCGCTTTGGCTTGGAAACGCTCAGTTGGATGTGCATTTTGGGGGCCGCGCCCTGCGCAGCCTTGGGTTTCATCAGCTATCACGGCATGACGGCCGAGCAGCTGCTTTGGGCGTATGTGAAATCGGAATTTCTGCTGCCAAGGCGATTCGTCTTCTATTCGACCAATATCTATGTTGAAGCGCTGAAAAAGAGCATGCATAGTCATGAGCAGGAAAGGATGAAGCGCCATGATTAA
- a CDS encoding Spo0E family sporulation regulatory protein-aspartic acid phosphatase, with protein MTRLLGQLEEERRKLNELGKKSLEQGIPLFENEAVQAQSRKVDELIVQLHRKRAEREHQLR; from the coding sequence ATGACACGTTTGCTAGGTCAATTAGAGGAGGAAAGAAGGAAGTTGAACGAACTGGGAAAAAAATCTCTTGAACAGGGAATTCCCCTGTTCGAGAATGAGGCGGTTCAGGCTCAAAGCCGGAAGGTAGACGAGTTGATCGTCCAACTGCACCGCAAGAGGGCCGAACGAGAGCACCAGTTACGCTAA
- a CDS encoding helix-turn-helix domain-containing protein, with protein sequence MKHRKEPPGDKNIIGVRVVAIRKAKGMKQKEFLARLQTAGLDISPTSLSRLEGQYRLVQDYEVVAIAKALDVSVRELLGEESE encoded by the coding sequence ATGAAACATCGAAAAGAACCGCCAGGCGACAAAAATATAATCGGTGTGAGAGTCGTTGCCATCCGCAAGGCAAAGGGGATGAAACAGAAGGAGTTTCTCGCCAGACTGCAAACGGCTGGTCTCGACATCAGTCCTACCAGTCTTTCGCGTCTGGAAGGACAGTATCGGCTTGTCCAAGACTACGAAGTCGTGGCGATTGCTAAAGCGCTGGATGTTTCCGTCCGGGAATTGCTGGGCGAAGAATCGGAATGA
- a CDS encoding glutamyl-tRNA amidotransferase: protein MLMLTGTVFVSTAYAEGDPMTTVNNLSTFIFGLIRAIGMIILGFGIVQIGLSLKSHDPSQRANGFLTLAGGIIITFTKEILTLIAG from the coding sequence ATGCTGATGTTAACGGGAACCGTATTCGTCTCTACCGCTTATGCCGAGGGCGACCCGATGACGACGGTCAATAATTTGTCCACTTTCATATTCGGATTAATACGGGCCATCGGTATGATCATACTCGGCTTCGGCATTGTGCAGATCGGATTGTCGCTCAAGTCTCACGATCCTTCCCAGCGAGCGAACGGGTTCCTGACGCTCGCCGGCGGGATTATCATTACCTTCACGAAGGAAATTCTTACCCTGATTGCCGGTTAA
- a CDS encoding VirD4-like conjugal transfer protein, CD1115 family, translating to MRRVETARSYLILFAVFLIPVVWAGLLTAPSLSGGLPAMVEHLSAAINHPFDIQWVDDTPRCLLIFTLAYGLGVCIYLASPRNYRRREEHGSARWGRAKSICAKYRSKQPGQNKILTKQVCIGLDGRKHRRNVNVLVVGGSGSGKTRFYAKPNVMQAHTSFVVLDPKGEILRDTGHLLKAKGYDIKVLDLINPHRSHGYNPFAYLNDDKDVLKLVTNLIRNTTPKGSNTNDPFWERSETALLEALMLYLLYEAPPEEQNFPMVMEMIAAAEVREEDETYQSPLDELFERLAMRDPEHLAVKQYNIFKLAAGKTAKSILIGLGVRLEKFNLHSIAGMSLVDEMDLAVMGEKKTALFAVIPDNDSSFNFIVGMLYTQLFQCLMYEADYRHGGRLPVHVHFVMDEFANVALPDEFDKLLSTMRSREISVSIILQNLAQLKSLYKESWESIVGNCDVFLYLGGNEQSTHKYVSELLGKETIDTNTYGQSKGRSGSYSINYQLSGRDLLTPDEVRLLDNRHALLFIRGERPVQDDKYDLLRHPHVALTTDGNGPPYQHGGTELALDWRTVTLDENGEYELLSEEDMESLFLRGE from the coding sequence ATGAGGCGCGTTGAAACCGCAAGGAGTTATTTGATACTCTTTGCGGTTTTTTTGATTCCCGTCGTTTGGGCGGGATTGCTCACCGCCCCTTCTCTTTCCGGCGGGCTTCCGGCGATGGTGGAGCATCTCAGCGCGGCGATCAACCACCCGTTCGACATTCAGTGGGTAGACGATACGCCGCGCTGCCTACTCATTTTTACGCTGGCCTATGGACTCGGCGTCTGTATTTACTTGGCCTCCCCGCGAAACTATCGACGACGGGAGGAGCACGGCAGCGCCCGCTGGGGCCGGGCGAAAAGCATATGCGCCAAATATAGAAGCAAGCAGCCGGGACAAAACAAAATTTTAACCAAGCAGGTTTGCATCGGGCTCGACGGTCGCAAGCATCGCCGAAATGTGAATGTGCTCGTCGTAGGCGGTTCCGGCTCAGGCAAAACGCGTTTTTATGCCAAACCGAACGTCATGCAGGCGCATACGTCGTTCGTTGTTCTCGACCCGAAAGGCGAAATCTTACGGGATACCGGTCATCTGCTCAAAGCCAAAGGGTATGACATCAAGGTGCTCGATCTGATCAATCCTCACCGCTCCCACGGCTACAACCCTTTCGCCTATTTGAACGACGACAAGGATGTGCTGAAGCTGGTCACCAACCTGATTCGCAATACAACGCCAAAGGGCAGCAATACGAACGACCCGTTCTGGGAACGTTCCGAAACGGCGCTGCTGGAGGCACTCATGTTGTATTTGCTTTATGAAGCCCCCCCGGAGGAACAGAATTTTCCGATGGTGATGGAGATGATTGCCGCCGCCGAAGTGCGGGAAGAAGACGAAACCTACCAGAGTCCGCTGGACGAGTTGTTTGAACGGCTGGCGATGCGCGACCCGGAGCATTTGGCGGTCAAACAGTACAACATCTTCAAACTGGCGGCGGGGAAAACAGCCAAATCGATATTGATCGGCCTAGGCGTTCGGCTGGAGAAGTTCAACTTGCATTCGATTGCCGGGATGAGCCTGGTCGATGAAATGGATTTGGCTGTCATGGGAGAAAAGAAGACGGCGTTGTTTGCCGTTATTCCCGATAACGACAGCAGCTTCAACTTCATCGTCGGGATGCTCTACACCCAGCTTTTTCAATGCCTGATGTATGAGGCTGACTACCGGCACGGCGGACGCTTGCCCGTGCACGTGCATTTCGTGATGGACGAATTTGCCAACGTTGCCTTGCCCGATGAATTCGACAAGCTGCTCTCCACGATGCGCAGCCGCGAGATTTCGGTTTCCATCATCCTGCAAAATTTGGCGCAGCTCAAATCGCTGTACAAGGAGTCGTGGGAATCGATCGTTGGGAACTGCGATGTGTTTTTGTACCTGGGCGGCAATGAACAATCCACCCACAAATACGTATCGGAGCTGCTGGGCAAGGAAACGATCGACACGAACACCTATGGCCAAAGCAAGGGACGCAGCGGCAGCTATTCGATCAACTATCAGTTGTCCGGCCGCGACTTGCTGACGCCCGATGAGGTGCGGCTTCTCGATAACCGTCATGCCTTGCTCTTTATTCGCGGCGAGCGTCCTGTTCAGGACGACAAATACGATTTGCTCAGGCATCCCCATGTCGCGCTCACGACGGATGGCAACGGTCCTCCCTACCAGCATGGGGGCACGGAACTTGCGCTCGATTGGCGAACCGTGACGCTTGATGAAAACGGAGAGTACGAGCTTCTGTCGGAAGAAGACATGGAGTCGCTATTTTTACGAGGGGAATGA
- a CDS encoding PcfB family protein: MSSGAEAADQVVNMSLRGIEVMAKISGEGAKHLAVYLFAALQGQKRTKGSIRLESLLRSGKELKVFAVKNEDLPTFCKEAKRYGVLYCALRDKKNVDGLCDVMVRAEDASKINRIVERFKLATVDTASIKSEIEKSRAGKQQDHPAFGERQQQASDQTRQRTGVQGAEVKGTPGAKSADDFLAELMQRPESAQPTSPANGNPNPMMATTEPPHPSEPTSGRSEASARGTIEPEAKTAPQRSSIRELLREIREENRKAEKERRQMVKESSLPKRSERHNGKSKTGKTKPIGTRKRGKAK, from the coding sequence ATGAGCAGTGGAGCCGAGGCGGCCGATCAGGTCGTCAACATGAGTCTGCGGGGCATCGAGGTGATGGCCAAGATTTCCGGTGAAGGCGCTAAGCATCTGGCCGTCTATTTGTTTGCCGCCCTGCAGGGGCAGAAACGGACAAAGGGCAGCATTCGTCTGGAAAGCCTGCTCCGCAGCGGCAAGGAATTGAAAGTATTTGCCGTCAAAAACGAAGACTTGCCTACCTTCTGCAAGGAGGCCAAACGTTACGGCGTTCTGTACTGTGCCCTGCGGGACAAAAAGAATGTCGATGGGTTATGCGACGTGATGGTGCGGGCCGAGGACGCATCCAAAATCAACCGCATCGTCGAGCGCTTCAAACTGGCGACCGTGGATACAGCCAGCATCAAGAGCGAAATTGAGAAATCCCGCGCCGGGAAACAGCAGGACCATCCAGCGTTCGGGGAGCGTCAACAACAAGCATCGGACCAAACCCGGCAGAGGACGGGCGTACAAGGAGCGGAAGTCAAGGGAACGCCAGGAGCGAAGAGCGCCGACGATTTTTTGGCCGAACTGATGCAGAGGCCCGAATCGGCGCAGCCAACTTCCCCGGCGAACGGCAACCCAAACCCCATGATGGCGACGACGGAGCCGCCCCATCCGTCCGAGCCTACCTCCGGGCGCAGCGAAGCATCCGCAAGGGGTACGATTGAACCGGAAGCCAAGACAGCGCCGCAGCGGTCATCGATCCGCGAACTGCTTCGAGAGATCCGGGAAGAAAATCGGAAGGCGGAGAAAGAACGGCGTCAGATGGTCAAGGAATCGTCGCTGCCCAAGCGAAGCGAGCGACATAATGGAAAATCGAAGACGGGCAAAACCAAACCAATCGGAACCCGAAAGCGAGGGAAAGCGAAATGA
- a CDS encoding relaxase/mobilization nuclease domain-containing protein translates to MATTAIWDVTDRLKRVIDYAINPDKTAQDRAEKNEGLRQVLEYAKADVKTERQLYVSGINCDPLTAYEQMQRTKRQFQKTDSIVAFHGYQAFAPGEATPEIAHAIGVKLAQELWGDRFEVVVSTHLDKEHLHNHFVLNSVSFIDGRRYYDNKASYALLRRTSDRLCREHALSVIEQPEPGKAKHYGEWKADQEGKPTWRGLIRTDVDQAIAASMTWTQFIAALQKQGYEVKTTVKHMAVRPPGKERFVRLRSLGEDYTEEALKQRILRNRLPRRQPSLPMPRRRRAVCKGTLRSGRKFSGLQALYLRYLYEMGIWPHFRASPRRTHFLLREDLRHLAVITAQTKLLCQHRISSKDQLLDYVSVTRQEMRLLYGERKALYNRLRRCKEESQIVAHKEQIAALSKRLVKFRKEVKLCAGILSRSSEMMTKLYGNEQYKPYRKEDAIHEQWSRGGRSGRQHESAGHRGDGQDFR, encoded by the coding sequence ATGGCGACGACGGCGATATGGGATGTCACCGACCGATTGAAGCGGGTGATTGATTACGCCATCAATCCCGACAAAACAGCGCAAGATCGCGCCGAGAAGAATGAAGGCTTGCGGCAGGTGCTGGAATATGCAAAAGCGGATGTCAAAACGGAAAGGCAGCTTTATGTGAGCGGCATCAATTGCGACCCACTCACCGCATACGAGCAAATGCAGCGCACCAAGCGGCAGTTTCAAAAGACGGATAGCATTGTGGCTTTTCACGGGTATCAGGCGTTTGCGCCGGGCGAAGCTACGCCGGAGATCGCGCATGCCATCGGCGTCAAGCTGGCGCAGGAGCTATGGGGAGATCGCTTTGAAGTCGTGGTATCGACCCATCTGGACAAGGAGCATTTGCACAATCACTTCGTGCTCAACTCCGTTTCCTTTATAGACGGCAGACGGTATTACGACAACAAAGCCTCCTACGCACTTCTGCGGAGAACATCCGACCGGTTATGCCGGGAACATGCATTGTCAGTAATTGAGCAGCCCGAGCCGGGCAAGGCCAAGCACTACGGAGAATGGAAAGCGGATCAGGAAGGCAAGCCGACTTGGCGAGGATTGATTCGGACCGATGTGGATCAGGCGATTGCAGCATCCATGACGTGGACCCAGTTTATCGCTGCTTTGCAGAAGCAGGGCTATGAAGTGAAAACGACCGTGAAGCATATGGCGGTTCGTCCACCGGGCAAGGAACGCTTCGTTCGTTTGCGCAGTCTGGGAGAAGATTACACCGAAGAGGCTCTGAAGCAGCGTATTTTACGAAACCGTCTCCCCCGGCGGCAACCGTCTTTACCCATGCCGCGACGCAGACGGGCCGTTTGCAAAGGAACGCTTCGATCCGGCAGGAAGTTCAGCGGCTTGCAAGCATTGTACCTGCGCTATTTATATGAGATGGGCATATGGCCTCATTTTCGCGCGTCCCCCAGAAGGACGCATTTTTTATTGCGGGAAGACTTGCGGCATTTGGCGGTTATTACCGCGCAGACCAAGCTGCTCTGTCAGCACCGTATTTCCAGCAAGGATCAGCTTTTGGACTATGTATCTGTCACCCGGCAAGAGATGCGCTTGCTTTACGGCGAGCGCAAAGCGCTGTACAACCGTCTTCGCCGCTGCAAGGAGGAAAGCCAGATCGTTGCTCACAAAGAGCAAATTGCCGCGCTGTCCAAGCGGCTTGTCAAGTTCCGAAAGGAGGTGAAACTTTGTGCGGGTATCCTTTCCCGGTCGAGTGAAATGATGACCAAACTTTATGGGAACGAGCAGTACAAGCCATATCGAAAGGAGGACGCCATTCATGAGCAGTGGAGCCGAGGCGGCCGATCAGGTCGTCAACATGAGTCTGCGGGGCATCGAGGTGATGGCCAAGATTTCCGGTGA
- a CDS encoding plasmid mobilization protein, whose protein sequence is MNGIFQRRQKPFSIFIKTILLKKEAKAMRKRGIRIQVWVNNEEDARLQANAKKSGLSREGYLRSLINGYIPKALPPPDYYAMMRELHAIGNNLNQLAVKAHATGHLDRAVFQQEADRLRRAVQHIQEAVTSPERRTEQATPNVHPP, encoded by the coding sequence ATGAACGGTATTTTTCAGAGACGGCAGAAGCCATTTAGCATTTTTATTAAGACCATTCTTTTGAAGAAAGAAGCGAAAGCGATGAGAAAACGAGGGATTCGCATTCAGGTATGGGTGAACAATGAAGAAGACGCAAGACTCCAAGCTAATGCGAAAAAATCCGGACTTTCACGGGAAGGTTATCTCCGTTCCTTGATCAATGGCTATATCCCGAAGGCGCTGCCGCCGCCGGATTATTACGCCATGATGCGCGAGCTTCACGCCATCGGCAACAATCTCAACCAACTGGCGGTGAAAGCGCATGCGACAGGCCATCTGGATCGGGCGGTGTTCCAGCAGGAGGCCGATCGGTTGCGCCGCGCGGTGCAGCATATCCAGGAGGCCGTGACTTCGCCGGAGAGAAGAACCGAGCAAGCGACTCCAAATGTGCATCCGCCGTAA